The proteins below come from a single Elgaria multicarinata webbii isolate HBS135686 ecotype San Diego chromosome 11, rElgMul1.1.pri, whole genome shotgun sequence genomic window:
- the CLN3 gene encoding battenin isoform X1, with translation MGPIGGGWRNIPGDSEGEDEDVTHFPQPETPSDAYNHWRNNVGFWLLGLCNNFAYVVMLSAAHDILSQEKVPTGNGTSPTPHSANASRYDCNAVSTGAVLLADILPTLLIKLSSPFCIHLFPYGLRVAICVITAWSSFLLVAFSTSTAQSIAGVVFASISSGLGEITFLALTSFFNSAVVSAWSSGTGGAGLIGALSYLGLTLVGFSPQHTLLLMTIVPVIMLASYCFLLAPPPEAPRCGWGALPQTSLRNPSLTEQPLLGHKATLQSNTQKTQLSLLEKGQVVKGLLKYLIPLAIVYFAEYFINQGLFELLYFRNAPFSHPQQYRWYQMLYQAGVFVSRSSASCIRFRHIWILALLQCVNMVFLSIAVTYVFLPSIYIVFALILYEGLLGGAGYVNTFHCVSAESKPEEREFAMGVACVADTLGISLSGVIAIPVHNYFCRLP, from the exons ATGGGGCCTATCGGGGGTGGATGGCGAAACATCCCAGGTGATTCCGAAG GGGAAGATGAAGACGTGACCCACTTTCCGCAGCCGGAGACGCCCTCAGATGCGTACAACCACTGGAGGAACAATGTCGGGTTCTG GTTGCTGGGACTCTGCAACAACTTTGCTTACGTGGTCATGCTGAGTGCTGCCCATGACATTCTGAGCCAAGAGAAGGTGCCAACAGGCAACGGAACTAGTCCG ACTCCTCACAGTGCCAATGCTTCTCGCTATGATTGCAACGCTGTCTCTACTGGG GCTGTGCTCTTGGCGGACATTCTGCCCACCCTCCTCATCAAACTCAGCTCCCCTTTTTGTATCCACTTGTTCCCGTATGG CTTGCGTGTCGCTATCTGTGTCATCACAGCCTGGAGCAGTTTCTTGCTGGTGGCCTTCTCAACAAGCACAGCCCAGAGTATTGCAG GTGTCGTGTTTGCCAGTATTTCATCTGGCTTGGGTGAAATAACATTCTTGGCACTCACGTCTTTCTTTAACAG TGCCGTGGTGTCGGCCTGGTCCTCTGGAACAGGAGGGGCTGGCCTGATAGGGGCTCTTTCCTACCTTGGGCTGACACTGGTTGGTTTCAGCCCTCAGCACACCCTCCTCCTCATGACTATTGTTCCTGTCATCATGCTGGCCAG CTATTGCTTCCTGTTGGCTCCACCCCCCGAGGCCCCCCGCTGTGGCTGGGGGGCTCTTCCACAGACATCTCTGCGTAACCCTTCTTTGACAGAACAGCCACTCTTAGGGCATAAAGCTACACTCCAAAGCA ACACAcaaaaaactcagcttagcttgcTCGAGAAGGGGCAGGTGGTCAAG GGTCTCTTGAAATACCTCATCCCTTTGGCTATAGTGTATTTTGCAGAATACTTCATCAACCAGGGGCTG tTTGAGCTGCTGTACTTCCGCAACGCACCTTTCTCTCACCCCCAACAATATCGCTG GTACCAGATGCTTTACCAGGCAGGGGTCTTTGTCTCTCGTTCCTCCGCCAGCTGCATTCGGTTTCGGCACATATGGATCCTTGCCCTGCTGCAg TGCGTGAACATGGTGTTCCTCTCAATTGCTGTGACCTACGTGTTTTTACCCTCCATCTATATTGTTTTCGCCCTGATACTCTACGAGGGGTTGCTGGGAGGAGCTGGCTACGTGAACACCTTCCACTGTGTCAGTGCAGAG AGCAAGCCGGAGGAGCGGGAGTTTGCCATGGGAGTTGCTTGTGTAGCTGATACATTGGGCATCTCTCTTTCGGGTGTCATTGCCATCCCTGTCCACAACTATTTCTGCCGCCTCCCCTGA
- the CLN3 gene encoding battenin isoform X2 yields the protein MLLGLCNNFAYVVMLSAAHDILSQEKVPTGNGTSPTPHSANASRYDCNAVSTGAVLLADILPTLLIKLSSPFCIHLFPYGLRVAICVITAWSSFLLVAFSTSTAQSIAGVVFASISSGLGEITFLALTSFFNSAVVSAWSSGTGGAGLIGALSYLGLTLVGFSPQHTLLLMTIVPVIMLASYCFLLAPPPEAPRCGWGALPQTSLRNPSLTEQPLLGHKATLQSNTQKTQLSLLEKGQVVKGLLKYLIPLAIVYFAEYFINQGLFELLYFRNAPFSHPQQYRWYQMLYQAGVFVSRSSASCIRFRHIWILALLQCVNMVFLSIAVTYVFLPSIYIVFALILYEGLLGGAGYVNTFHCVSAESKPEEREFAMGVACVADTLGISLSGVIAIPVHNYFCRLP from the exons AT GTTGCTGGGACTCTGCAACAACTTTGCTTACGTGGTCATGCTGAGTGCTGCCCATGACATTCTGAGCCAAGAGAAGGTGCCAACAGGCAACGGAACTAGTCCG ACTCCTCACAGTGCCAATGCTTCTCGCTATGATTGCAACGCTGTCTCTACTGGG GCTGTGCTCTTGGCGGACATTCTGCCCACCCTCCTCATCAAACTCAGCTCCCCTTTTTGTATCCACTTGTTCCCGTATGG CTTGCGTGTCGCTATCTGTGTCATCACAGCCTGGAGCAGTTTCTTGCTGGTGGCCTTCTCAACAAGCACAGCCCAGAGTATTGCAG GTGTCGTGTTTGCCAGTATTTCATCTGGCTTGGGTGAAATAACATTCTTGGCACTCACGTCTTTCTTTAACAG TGCCGTGGTGTCGGCCTGGTCCTCTGGAACAGGAGGGGCTGGCCTGATAGGGGCTCTTTCCTACCTTGGGCTGACACTGGTTGGTTTCAGCCCTCAGCACACCCTCCTCCTCATGACTATTGTTCCTGTCATCATGCTGGCCAG CTATTGCTTCCTGTTGGCTCCACCCCCCGAGGCCCCCCGCTGTGGCTGGGGGGCTCTTCCACAGACATCTCTGCGTAACCCTTCTTTGACAGAACAGCCACTCTTAGGGCATAAAGCTACACTCCAAAGCA ACACAcaaaaaactcagcttagcttgcTCGAGAAGGGGCAGGTGGTCAAG GGTCTCTTGAAATACCTCATCCCTTTGGCTATAGTGTATTTTGCAGAATACTTCATCAACCAGGGGCTG tTTGAGCTGCTGTACTTCCGCAACGCACCTTTCTCTCACCCCCAACAATATCGCTG GTACCAGATGCTTTACCAGGCAGGGGTCTTTGTCTCTCGTTCCTCCGCCAGCTGCATTCGGTTTCGGCACATATGGATCCTTGCCCTGCTGCAg TGCGTGAACATGGTGTTCCTCTCAATTGCTGTGACCTACGTGTTTTTACCCTCCATCTATATTGTTTTCGCCCTGATACTCTACGAGGGGTTGCTGGGAGGAGCTGGCTACGTGAACACCTTCCACTGTGTCAGTGCAGAG AGCAAGCCGGAGGAGCGGGAGTTTGCCATGGGAGTTGCTTGTGTAGCTGATACATTGGGCATCTCTCTTTCGGGTGTCATTGCCATCCCTGTCCACAACTATTTCTGCCGCCTCCCCTGA